A portion of the Sphingobacterium spiritivorum genome contains these proteins:
- a CDS encoding CocE/NonD family hydrolase has protein sequence MKLKATFLFSFIALYIHVIAQDILTDSAYVREHYTKIEQLIPMRDGVKLFTAIYIPKDTNNKYPFLINRTPYTVSPYGADQYKKTLGNFPAMMRKGYIFVYQDVRGKWMSEGTFEDVRPQQSKYTSKKDIDESTDTYDTIDWLVKNIKNNNGKAGVYGISYPGFYSTASLVNAHPALKAVSPQAPVTDWYIGDDFHHGGALFLMDAFRFMSTFGVPRPHPITPDKGPKGFEFPIKDQYRFYLNAGTVKNLKNKYFADSIKFWNDLFAHPDYDQFWKSRLITPHLTNVQPAVMVVGGFFDAEDAYGAFKTYQSIEQQNKKNNNILVMGPWFHGGWVRGDGSSFGDIQFDQKTSIHYQEELELPFFEYYLKGQGNFNAAEANIFLSGSNEWKKFNSWPPKETQQRNLYLHPNGKLSFDKVQRTDSWDEYVSDPNNPVPFQAGVWDSRSREYMVDDQRFASTRPDVMTYQTDALSEDMTLTGPVIANLVVSTTGTDADYVVKLIDVYPEDSPNNKNTMMAGYQMLVRGEILRGKYRNDFSKPEAFVPEQITKVNYTLPDVGHTFKKGHRIMIQIQNSWFPLADRNPQKFMNIYEAEPQDFQKATQRIFHDVHNSSYITLPVLNN, from the coding sequence ATGAAATTAAAAGCGACTTTTTTATTTTCTTTTATTGCCCTTTATATTCATGTAATCGCTCAGGATATATTGACAGACTCGGCTTATGTACGTGAGCATTATACCAAGATTGAGCAGCTTATACCGATGCGGGACGGGGTAAAATTGTTTACGGCCATCTATATTCCTAAAGATACAAATAACAAATATCCCTTCCTGATAAACAGAACACCGTATACCGTTTCTCCATACGGAGCAGATCAGTATAAAAAAACACTTGGCAATTTTCCAGCTATGATGCGCAAGGGATATATATTTGTCTATCAGGATGTCAGGGGTAAATGGATGAGTGAAGGAACTTTTGAAGACGTCAGACCACAGCAAAGTAAATATACGTCCAAGAAAGACATCGATGAGAGTACAGATACCTACGACACTATTGACTGGCTGGTCAAAAACATTAAAAATAATAATGGGAAGGCAGGAGTATATGGTATTTCCTATCCTGGATTCTACTCTACAGCTTCACTTGTGAATGCACATCCTGCACTGAAAGCTGTTTCGCCTCAGGCGCCTGTGACAGATTGGTATATCGGAGATGACTTTCATCACGGCGGCGCTTTATTCCTGATGGATGCCTTCCGCTTTATGTCTACTTTTGGCGTACCTCGCCCACATCCGATTACTCCGGACAAAGGGCCTAAGGGATTTGAATTTCCAATCAAAGATCAATACCGGTTTTATCTGAACGCAGGAACTGTCAAGAATCTGAAAAATAAGTATTTTGCCGATAGCATCAAATTCTGGAATGATCTGTTTGCACATCCGGATTATGATCAGTTCTGGAAGAGCAGACTGATTACCCCTCACCTTACTAATGTGCAGCCTGCTGTAATGGTCGTAGGCGGTTTTTTTGATGCAGAGGATGCTTACGGAGCATTCAAAACATACCAATCTATAGAGCAGCAAAACAAAAAGAATAACAATATACTGGTCATGGGCCCCTGGTTTCACGGCGGCTGGGTCAGAGGTGATGGCAGTTCCTTTGGAGATATTCAATTTGATCAAAAGACCAGTATCCATTATCAGGAAGAACTGGAACTGCCATTTTTCGAATACTATTTAAAGGGTCAGGGAAATTTCAATGCAGCTGAAGCCAACATCTTCCTTTCGGGCAGTAATGAATGGAAAAAATTTAATTCATGGCCTCCTAAAGAAACACAGCAAAGAAATCTCTATCTGCATCCAAATGGAAAATTATCCTTTGATAAAGTACAACGTACAGATAGCTGGGACGAATATGTAAGTGATCCGAATAATCCGGTTCCCTTTCAGGCGGGTGTATGGGATAGCCGTTCACGGGAATATATGGTGGATGATCAGCGATTTGCCTCTACCCGACCGGATGTCATGACCTATCAGACGGATGCCCTTTCTGAAGATATGACGTTGACCGGACCGGTAATCGCTAATCTGGTTGTATCCACTACCGGAACTGATGCCGATTATGTGGTAAAACTGATTGACGTCTATCCGGAGGATAGTCCGAATAATAAAAATACGATGATGGCCGGTTATCAGATGCTGGTCAGAGGAGAGATACTGAGAGGTAAATACCGCAATGACTTCTCTAAACCGGAAGCTTTCGTTCCGGAACAGATCACAAAAGTCAATTATACGTTGCCGGATGTTGGCCATACATTCAAAAAAGGACACCGTATCATGATACAGATCCAAAATTCATGGTTCCCTTTAGCAGATAGAAACCCACAGAAATTTATGAATATCTATGAGGCCGAACCTCAGGATTTTCAGAAGGCTACACAACGTATTTTTCATGATGTACATAACAGTTCGTATATCACATTACCGGTGCTGAATAATTGA
- a CDS encoding TIGR00730 family Rossman fold protein, whose protein sequence is MKNIFLKEEQKFMEGARSRWRELKYVGGVVYQFIKGFRALHFIGPCITVFGSARFKEDHPYYALARKVSAEVSRLGFTIMTGGGPGIMEAANRGARDAGGPSVGCNIVLPHEQHPNPYLDKYINIEYFFVRKELLRKYSFGIITLPGGFGTLDELFETITLIQTGKIKKFPIVIMGLEYHRHVQEHIATMALAGTISPDDQELILFTDDIDEAISHIRRHAEESRILKLQPPKKASWVLGEKNLKKQA, encoded by the coding sequence ATGAAGAATATATTTTTAAAAGAGGAACAGAAGTTTATGGAAGGAGCCCGCAGCAGATGGCGGGAACTCAAATATGTAGGCGGAGTTGTATATCAGTTTATTAAAGGATTCCGTGCCCTTCATTTTATCGGGCCCTGCATTACAGTATTCGGATCTGCCAGGTTTAAGGAAGATCATCCCTATTATGCATTAGCCAGAAAGGTATCAGCAGAAGTTTCCAGATTGGGATTTACGATCATGACAGGTGGAGGACCGGGAATAATGGAAGCTGCTAACCGGGGAGCAAGAGATGCGGGCGGCCCTTCTGTAGGTTGTAATATTGTACTTCCGCACGAGCAACATCCTAATCCTTACCTGGATAAGTATATCAATATTGAGTATTTTTTTGTTCGGAAAGAGCTTCTTCGCAAATATTCATTTGGTATTATCACACTACCGGGAGGATTTGGCACACTGGATGAACTTTTTGAAACTATAACCCTGATCCAAACAGGTAAAATAAAAAAGTTCCCCATCGTAATTATGGGACTGGAATATCACCGGCATGTTCAGGAGCACATTGCGACGATGGCATTGGCAGGCACAATCAGCCCTGATGATCAGGAATTAATCTTATTTACGGACGATATCGATGAGGCTATAAGTCATATCAGAAGACATGCAGAAGAAAGCCGTATACTGAAATTA
- a CDS encoding Lrp/AsnC family transcriptional regulator yields the protein MAKVEYNLDQIDLQILRIMQDNARTNNADIARELGMAPSAILERVKKLEQKNIILQYNAKINPAAVDQKLLSFIFIKANDIIGEQGVGILLAEIPEVQEVHDIAGDDGYLIKVRTNDSSGLVDLMRNTFSKIDGIISTRTTIVLQTVKEEQKVVIPE from the coding sequence ATGGCAAAAGTAGAATATAATTTAGATCAGATTGACCTTCAGATCCTGCGTATTATGCAGGACAATGCACGTACAAACAATGCAGATATTGCGCGAGAACTGGGCATGGCTCCTTCCGCGATTCTGGAACGTGTAAAGAAGCTGGAACAAAAGAATATTATCTTACAATACAATGCTAAGATCAATCCCGCTGCTGTAGATCAAAAATTGTTGTCTTTTATCTTTATCAAGGCAAATGACATTATCGGTGAACAAGGTGTAGGCATATTACTTGCTGAAATACCTGAAGTACAGGAAGTACATGATATCGCCGGAGATGACGGATACCTGATTAAGGTAAGAACAAATGACTCTTCTGGTCTTGTCGATTTAATGCGTAATACTTTTTCGAAGATCGACGGAATTATTTCTACCCGCACTACGATCGTTTTACAAACGGTCAAAGAAGAACAAAAAGTGGTTATTCCTGAATAA
- a CDS encoding ATP cone domain-containing protein — translation MQVKKHSGELVPFEPNSLKQSLSRSGASDQDVENVFQFIQQNLYDGISTKELYKLAFDLLKNQRDSYAARYSLKKALRELGPEGFYFEKWIARLFADEGYKSINGQTVQGHAVTHEIDVVALKGDKMLAVECKFRNDIEAKISVTTPMYFMSRVKDISNLPFSFFGGEYTFTEGWLVTNAYFTSDSTDFGEYYKMNLLSWNYPKNSSIKVRVDDNGLYPVTCLTCLSDSEKGMLLKNQCILVKELLDNPSILQSIHVNPEKAKKILKEANELVNSPVETEH, via the coding sequence ATGCAGGTAAAAAAACATTCGGGAGAGTTAGTTCCCTTCGAACCAAATAGTCTAAAACAATCTCTCTCCAGATCAGGTGCAAGTGACCAGGATGTAGAAAACGTATTTCAATTTATTCAGCAAAATCTTTATGATGGCATATCCACTAAAGAATTATATAAACTTGCTTTTGATCTACTCAAAAATCAAAGAGATTCTTATGCTGCACGATATAGTCTCAAAAAGGCATTGCGTGAATTAGGTCCTGAAGGTTTTTATTTTGAAAAATGGATCGCCCGTCTCTTTGCAGATGAAGGATACAAAAGTATTAACGGTCAGACAGTACAGGGACATGCTGTGACACATGAAATAGATGTAGTAGCGCTCAAAGGAGATAAAATGCTGGCTGTAGAATGCAAATTCAGAAATGATATTGAAGCCAAAATTTCGGTCACTACACCTATGTATTTTATGTCAAGAGTCAAAGATATCAGTAATCTTCCTTTTAGTTTCTTTGGCGGTGAATATACTTTTACTGAAGGATGGCTTGTCACAAATGCATATTTCACATCAGATTCTACGGATTTCGGAGAATATTACAAGATGAATCTGCTTTCCTGGAATTATCCTAAGAACAGCAGTATCAAAGTACGTGTAGATGACAACGGACTGTATCCGGTGACCTGTCTAACCTGTCTGAGCGACAGTGAAAAAGGGATGTTACTCAAAAATCAATGTATACTGGTCAAAGAATTACTTGATAATCCCAGTATTCTGCAAAGTATACATGTAAATCCTGAAAAAGCTAAAAAAATCCTGAAAGAAGCAAACGAACTTGTGAACAGTCCGGTGGAAACGGAGCATTAA
- a CDS encoding EamA family transporter — protein MQANATLKKSNHGAMVIAAYAVVYIVWGSTFFFIEKALHSFPPFVLGSLRFITASVILMSYCKIKGYKLFQKKAVRDALVVGFLLLFIDMAAVIWAEQHISSGIVAIMSAAAAIWFVLLDKSKWKENFTSVPTIVGLFLGFLGVVMLFGEQLMISDGSSQKTVRVLAMIAMVVGSISWTVGSLYSKYSVKKENKSADQPSDQKEDLHVMVKTAWQMVIAGVMFTIVGLSNGEYAGFDYTTVTTANWWALAYLIVFGSILAFSSYIWLLQVRPATEVSTYAYVNPIVAVILTYFFSDHVVTSLQISGLVVVLISVLLMNWNLYKDNTTVVAIRNKGFRRKSVIAPKESIRIQDVESDKRTSEAIL, from the coding sequence ATGCAGGCAAATGCAACATTAAAAAAATCAAACCATGGCGCGATGGTCATCGCAGCTTATGCAGTCGTGTATATTGTATGGGGATCTACGTTTTTCTTCATTGAAAAGGCGCTTCATAGCTTCCCTCCGTTTGTATTAGGATCATTACGTTTTATAACAGCCAGTGTTATTTTAATGAGCTACTGCAAAATCAAGGGGTACAAACTCTTTCAAAAGAAAGCTGTACGTGACGCATTGGTTGTCGGATTTTTACTCTTATTTATTGATATGGCTGCTGTTATCTGGGCAGAACAGCATATATCCAGTGGAATAGTAGCCATTATGTCTGCTGCTGCAGCTATATGGTTTGTACTATTGGACAAATCCAAATGGAAAGAAAATTTTACCAGTGTTCCTACTATTGTAGGTCTTTTTCTGGGATTTCTGGGTGTGGTCATGTTATTTGGTGAACAATTGATGATTTCCGATGGTTCTTCTCAAAAAACAGTCCGCGTACTGGCTATGATTGCGATGGTAGTAGGATCGATATCCTGGACCGTAGGTTCATTATACTCTAAGTACAGTGTAAAAAAGGAAAACAAATCTGCCGATCAGCCATCAGATCAGAAAGAAGATCTTCATGTCATGGTCAAGACAGCATGGCAAATGGTGATTGCCGGGGTAATGTTTACGATCGTAGGATTGAGCAATGGCGAATATGCGGGCTTTGATTACACTACTGTAACTACCGCCAACTGGTGGGCATTAGCGTATCTGATTGTATTCGGATCTATTCTGGCATTCAGCTCATACATCTGGTTACTGCAGGTCAGACCGGCTACTGAAGTGAGTACGTATGCTTATGTCAATCCTATCGTAGCTGTAATCCTTACCTACTTTTTCTCTGATCATGTGGTGACCAGTCTGCAGATTTCTGGATTAGTTGTCGTACTGATCAGTGTATTATTGATGAACTGGAATCTGTATAAAGATAATACTACAGTAGTAGCAATACGTAACAAAGGTTTTAGAAGAAAATCTGTCATTGCTCCTAAAGAGAGCATTCGTATACAGGATGTAGAATCTGACAAAAGAACTTCAGAAGCAATTCTTTAG
- a CDS encoding DUF2892 domain-containing protein, giving the protein MSNILNLALEKVKDKLDTGCVDGNVGNSERVLSVVAGGFILGIGIRNIFKSPLTGFSTLTLGGALVWRGVTGKCVVKDTIAKATGEQDVTVIEHRYFVK; this is encoded by the coding sequence ATGAGCAATATATTGAATTTAGCTTTAGAAAAAGTCAAGGATAAACTGGACACAGGTTGTGTTGATGGAAATGTCGGCAATTCAGAGCGTGTTCTGTCTGTAGTAGCAGGAGGGTTTATTCTTGGTATCGGTATTCGTAATATTTTCAAAAGCCCGTTGACCGGATTTTCTACATTGACCTTGGGCGGAGCTCTGGTTTGGAGAGGAGTAACCGGTAAATGTGTAGTGAAAGATACGATAGCAAAAGCTACAGGTGAACAGGATGTCACTGTAATAGAGCATCGCTATTTTGTGAAATAA